Proteins from a single region of Streptomyces glaucescens:
- a CDS encoding NADP-dependent oxidoreductase yields the protein MSDAPTLPAVNREWHLLSRPVGWPKPEDFALVEAEVPTPREGQVLVRNLYLSVDPYMRGRMSAAKSYVAPFELGKVMQGGAVGEVVASDAEGFEPGDHVLHFLGWREYAAVSAQHAVKVDPDAAPLSTYLGVLGMTGLTAYAGLLRTASFKEGDAVFVSGAAGAVGSQVGQIARLKGASRVIGSAGSEEKVKLLVEEYGFDAAFNYKDGPVGEQLRAAAPDGIDVYFDNVGGDHLEAAIGSLNEGGRIAVCGMISVYNNTEPAPGPKNLARLIQTRGRIEGFLVGDHYDLQPQFVQEVGPWVASGALKYRETVVEGIENNLEAFLGVLRGDNTGKMIVKL from the coding sequence ATGTCCGACGCCCCCACGCTCCCCGCCGTCAACCGTGAATGGCACCTGCTCAGCCGTCCGGTCGGCTGGCCCAAGCCCGAGGACTTCGCCCTGGTCGAGGCGGAGGTCCCGACCCCGCGCGAGGGCCAGGTGCTGGTGCGGAACCTGTACCTCTCCGTGGACCCGTACATGCGCGGCCGGATGAGCGCCGCCAAGTCGTACGTCGCCCCCTTCGAGCTGGGCAAGGTCATGCAGGGCGGGGCCGTCGGCGAGGTCGTCGCCTCCGACGCCGAGGGCTTCGAGCCCGGCGACCATGTGCTGCACTTCCTCGGCTGGCGCGAGTACGCCGCCGTGAGCGCCCAGCACGCCGTCAAGGTGGACCCGGACGCGGCGCCCCTGTCGACGTACCTCGGCGTCCTCGGCATGACCGGCCTGACCGCCTACGCCGGTCTGCTGCGCACCGCGTCCTTCAAGGAGGGCGACGCCGTGTTCGTGTCCGGCGCCGCGGGTGCCGTGGGCAGCCAGGTGGGCCAGATCGCCAGGCTCAAGGGCGCCTCGCGGGTGATCGGCTCGGCCGGCTCCGAGGAGAAGGTGAAGCTGCTGGTCGAGGAGTACGGCTTCGACGCGGCCTTCAACTACAAGGACGGCCCGGTGGGCGAGCAGCTGCGCGCGGCGGCGCCCGACGGCATCGACGTCTACTTCGACAACGTGGGCGGCGACCACCTGGAGGCCGCGATCGGGTCGCTCAACGAGGGCGGCCGGATCGCGGTCTGCGGCATGATCTCCGTCTACAACAACACCGAGCCCGCCCCGGGCCCGAAGAACCTTGCCCGGCTGATCCAGACCCGCGGCCGGATCGAGGGCTTCCTGGTCGGCGACCACTACGACCTCCAGCCGCAGTTCGTCCAGGAGGTCGGCCCCTGGGTCGCCTCGGGCGCGCTGAAGTACCGCGAGACGGTCGTCGAGGGCATCGAGAACAACCTGGAGGCGTTCCTCGGCGTCCTGCGCGGCGACAACACCGGGAAGATGATCGTCAAGCTCTGA
- a CDS encoding pyroglutamyl peptidase codes for MPLSPRVPVSALLGLALAAGLAAPATASPASPAGTGTAVTVEERRLDQAVPQEILRRSGFGDAAPRLAEALDAARSYARARAVVVREGTALWRRAVDRAQGRGPAAGDLSRDDDRPLYWARLGMVREVRGWQPRFALPEARREALLDALERASRGQTDLRFPHGGRTGEGVRRVLVTGFDPFTLDRDIRISNPSGAAALALDGTVIETAAGPARIETAVFPVRWRDFTRGTVERALGPQLPKADLFATVSQGRVGRFDIERTNGAWRGGFPDNENTGRTGTIPVEEPATQPQWTSTTLPYREIVAAETGRFPVHDNTSVTEVPAGGTEPVVRSDGPTPGSAARAGGGGDYLSNEIAYRATLLRDRLGLHGTLPGGHVHTPVLQFGAANTTEVTDPEFVRNRLDIVAQVRAIVSAAVSATGRTRG; via the coding sequence ATACCCCTGTCACCGCGCGTCCCCGTATCCGCTCTGCTCGGCCTGGCCCTCGCGGCCGGCCTCGCGGCGCCCGCCACCGCCTCCCCCGCCTCCCCCGCCGGCACCGGTACCGCCGTGACGGTCGAGGAGCGGCGGCTGGACCAGGCGGTACCGCAGGAGATCCTGCGCCGCTCCGGATTCGGCGACGCCGCTCCCCGGCTCGCCGAGGCCCTCGACGCGGCCCGCTCCTACGCCCGGGCCCGCGCCGTCGTCGTGCGTGAGGGAACGGCGCTGTGGCGGCGGGCGGTCGACCGCGCGCAGGGCCGGGGCCCGGCGGCCGGGGACCTGAGCCGGGACGACGACCGGCCGCTGTACTGGGCGCGGCTGGGGATGGTCCGGGAAGTGCGGGGCTGGCAGCCGCGGTTCGCCCTGCCGGAGGCGCGGCGCGAGGCGCTGCTGGACGCGCTGGAGCGGGCCTCGCGGGGGCAGACCGACCTCCGGTTCCCGCACGGCGGCCGGACCGGCGAGGGCGTCCGGCGGGTCCTGGTCACCGGGTTCGACCCGTTCACGCTGGACCGGGACATCCGGATCTCCAACCCGTCCGGGGCCGCCGCGCTCGCCCTGGACGGCACGGTGATCGAGACCGCCGCGGGTCCGGCGCGGATCGAGACCGCGGTGTTCCCGGTGCGCTGGCGGGACTTCACGCGGGGGACGGTCGAACGGGCCCTCGGGCCGCAGCTCCCGAAGGCCGACCTGTTCGCGACGGTGAGCCAGGGCCGGGTCGGCCGGTTCGACATCGAGCGCACCAACGGGGCCTGGCGCGGCGGGTTCCCCGACAACGAGAACACCGGCCGCACCGGGACGATCCCGGTCGAGGAGCCCGCGACGCAGCCGCAGTGGACGTCGACGACCCTGCCGTACCGGGAGATCGTGGCGGCGGAGACCGGCCGCTTCCCCGTCCACGACAACACGTCCGTGACGGAGGTCCCGGCGGGCGGCACCGAGCCGGTCGTACGGTCGGACGGGCCGACGCCGGGCTCGGCGGCGCGGGCCGGGGGCGGCGGCGACTACCTGTCCAACGAGATCGCCTACCGGGCGACGCTGCTGCGGGACCGCCTGGGGCTGCACGGCACCCTGCCCGGCGGCCATGTGCACACGCCCGTGCTCCAGTTCGGCGCCGCGAACACCACGGAGGTCACCGACCCCGAGTTCGTCCGCAACCGGCTGGACATCGTCGCCCAGGTGCGGGCGATCGTGAGCGCCGCGGTCAGTGCGACGGGGCGAACGCGAGGCTGA
- a CDS encoding MarR family winged helix-turn-helix transcriptional regulator — protein sequence MAAPSDRPARRPDDLTLEVVDLIGAVVARYHEEFEEAAAGHALTGAQAKLLTLLSLGPLPMRKLARKLRCEPSNVTGIVDRLESRGLVERRPDPADRRVKVAAPTEEGRRVARSLRDSLRFAREPLAALSEEERLALRDLLRQMVGPEPESGTV from the coding sequence ATGGCCGCACCCTCCGACCGTCCCGCCCGCCGACCCGACGACCTGACCCTGGAAGTCGTCGACCTGATCGGCGCGGTCGTGGCGCGCTACCACGAGGAGTTCGAGGAGGCCGCCGCCGGGCACGCCCTCACCGGCGCCCAGGCGAAGCTCCTCACCCTGCTTTCCCTCGGCCCGCTGCCCATGCGCAAGCTGGCCCGGAAACTGCGGTGCGAGCCGTCCAACGTCACCGGCATCGTCGACCGCCTGGAATCCCGCGGCCTCGTCGAACGCCGCCCCGACCCCGCCGACCGCCGCGTGAAGGTGGCCGCGCCGACGGAGGAGGGACGCCGGGTCGCCCGCAGCCTGCGCGACTCGCTCCGCTTCGCCCGCGAGCCGCTGGCGGCGCTCAGCGAGGAGGAACGGCTCGCGCTGCGGGACCTGCTGCGGCAGATGGTGGGGCCGGAGCCGGAGTCCGGCACGGTGTGA
- a CDS encoding EI24 domain-containing protein, producing the protein MRDLGVGFGYLIKGQRWVARHGRRYGFGLLPGLITLVLYAAALTALALWGEDLVAWATPFADDWSSPWAGLFRGLLTAVLFALSLLLAVVTFTAVTLLIGQPFYESLSESVDRDVSPDGTAPESNLPLWRELWISGRDSLRIVVRAALWGVLLFALGFVPVAGQTVVPVLGFFVTGFFLTEELTAVALQRRDVALRDRLALLRSRKTLIWGFGTPLAVAFLVPFVAVFLMPGAVAGATLLARDLCGEESAGSAAERQPEDAAS; encoded by the coding sequence ATGCGCGATCTCGGGGTGGGCTTCGGCTATCTGATCAAGGGCCAGCGCTGGGTGGCCCGGCACGGCAGGCGGTACGGATTCGGGCTGCTGCCCGGGCTGATCACCCTGGTGCTGTACGCCGCCGCGCTCACCGCGCTCGCCCTGTGGGGCGAGGACCTCGTCGCCTGGGCGACCCCCTTCGCCGACGACTGGTCCAGCCCGTGGGCCGGCCTGTTCCGCGGACTGCTGACCGCCGTGCTCTTCGCGCTGTCCCTGCTGCTGGCCGTCGTCACCTTCACCGCCGTCACCCTGCTGATCGGCCAGCCCTTCTACGAGAGCCTGTCGGAGTCGGTGGACCGGGACGTCTCCCCGGACGGCACCGCGCCCGAGTCGAACCTGCCGCTGTGGCGGGAACTGTGGATCTCCGGGCGGGACAGCCTGCGCATCGTCGTCCGCGCCGCCCTGTGGGGCGTGCTGCTGTTCGCGCTCGGGTTCGTCCCGGTCGCCGGGCAGACGGTCGTGCCCGTGCTCGGCTTCTTCGTCACCGGCTTCTTCCTCACCGAGGAACTGACCGCCGTCGCGCTCCAGCGCCGCGATGTCGCCCTGCGCGACCGCCTCGCCCTGCTCCGCTCCCGCAAGACCCTGATCTGGGGCTTCGGCACCCCCCTCGCCGTGGCCTTCCTCGTGCCCTTCGTGGCGGTCTTCCTGATGCCGGGCGCGGTCGCGGGCGCCACCCTGCTCGCCCGCGACCTGTGCGGGGAGGAGAGCGCCGGGAGCGCCGCCGAGCGGCAGCCGGAGGACGCCGCCTCATGA
- a CDS encoding aldose epimerase family protein: MSEHFGTLPDGTPVYRWTLERGGVRVRILSYGGIVQSVEVPGRDGRTADVVLGFEELTDYLDNPGPFLGALIGRYANRIAGGRFELDGLTYALARTDGPNTLHGGERGFDRRVWEGTPVPDGVRLSRVSPHGEEGFPGRLAVAVTYTLDADGALRIGYEAVTDAPTVVNLTNHSYFNLAGAGSGPAGGHELRIAAARYTPVDEDLIPTGIAEVAGTRFDFREARPAGTGYDHNFVLDKGVTAAAEEVAELYDPGSGRVLTVATTEPGLQLYTADHLSGPLSPGAGIALETQHFPDSPNRPEFPGTVLRPGEVFRSETVYGFSVRR, encoded by the coding sequence ATGAGCGAACACTTCGGCACACTTCCGGACGGCACGCCGGTGTACCGCTGGACCCTGGAGCGGGGCGGCGTGCGGGTGCGGATCCTCTCCTACGGCGGGATCGTGCAGTCGGTGGAGGTGCCCGGGCGGGACGGCCGGACGGCGGACGTCGTCCTGGGGTTCGAGGAGCTGACGGACTATCTGGACAACCCTGGTCCGTTCCTGGGCGCGCTCATCGGCCGCTACGCCAACCGGATCGCGGGCGGCCGGTTCGAGCTGGACGGGCTGACGTACGCGCTGGCGCGCACCGACGGGCCGAACACGCTGCACGGCGGTGAGCGCGGCTTCGACCGGCGGGTGTGGGAGGGCACGCCGGTGCCGGACGGGGTGCGGCTGAGCCGGGTCAGCCCGCACGGCGAGGAGGGGTTCCCGGGGCGGCTCGCGGTGGCGGTGACGTACACGCTGGACGCGGACGGCGCGCTGCGGATCGGGTACGAGGCGGTGACGGACGCGCCGACCGTGGTGAACCTGACGAACCACAGCTACTTCAACCTCGCCGGCGCCGGGTCGGGTCCCGCGGGCGGACACGAGCTGCGGATCGCCGCTGCGCGGTACACGCCGGTCGACGAGGACCTGATCCCGACGGGGATCGCCGAGGTGGCCGGGACCCGGTTCGACTTCCGCGAGGCGCGGCCGGCGGGCACCGGGTACGACCACAACTTCGTGCTGGACAAGGGGGTCACGGCGGCGGCCGAGGAGGTCGCCGAGCTGTACGACCCGGGGTCCGGGCGGGTGCTGACGGTGGCGACCACCGAGCCGGGCCTCCAGCTGTACACCGCGGACCACCTGAGCGGTCCGCTCTCCCCCGGCGCGGGCATCGCGCTGGAGACCCAGCACTTCCCGGACTCGCCGAACCGGCCGGAGTTCCCGGGCACGGTGCTGCGGCCGGGCGAGGTGTTCCGCTCCGAGACCGTGTACGGCTTCTCGGTGCGCCGCTGA
- a CDS encoding EstA family serine hydrolase: MTQEIHGTVADGFEGVREEFAAFAARERRERPDYEGQLCAYVHGRRVVDLWTGPDVTAESLYGVFSCTKGAAHLVAALLVQDGTLEPDRKVTYYWPEFGAEGKGEVTLRDLLAHRAGLIGLDAGFTQEELADDRVIAERLADQRPFWRPGTAFGYHALVIGALTGEVVRRATGRTLQEVYEDRVRAPYGLDFHLGLPESEEPRFRSVQPMAPTPEQQAVLDGLPTGPHTLSSIAFNTHAPDAGGLVDHANTRLVRAKGPASAGGVASARGLAGMYAAAISTVDGRPPLLKPDTIAEVGQLHSVGYDLVARAHKAFGLGFQATAENWYPFLGAGAFGHSGAGGAQAFADPRSGLAYGYTRRRSAFPGGAAPENAGFVRAVHRAALAL, encoded by the coding sequence ATGACACAGGAGATCCACGGCACGGTCGCCGACGGCTTCGAGGGCGTACGGGAGGAGTTCGCCGCGTTCGCCGCCCGCGAGCGCCGGGAGCGGCCCGACTACGAGGGGCAGCTGTGCGCCTATGTGCACGGCCGCCGGGTCGTCGACCTGTGGACGGGTCCGGACGTCACCGCCGAGTCGCTGTACGGCGTCTTCTCCTGCACCAAGGGCGCCGCGCACCTGGTCGCCGCCCTCCTGGTGCAGGACGGCACGCTGGAGCCGGACCGGAAGGTGACGTACTACTGGCCGGAGTTCGGCGCCGAGGGCAAGGGCGAGGTGACCCTGCGCGACCTGCTCGCGCACCGGGCGGGCCTGATCGGGCTGGACGCCGGGTTCACCCAGGAGGAGCTGGCCGACGACCGGGTGATCGCCGAACGGCTCGCGGACCAGCGGCCGTTCTGGCGGCCGGGCACCGCGTTCGGCTACCACGCGCTGGTGATCGGCGCGCTCACCGGCGAGGTGGTGCGGCGGGCCACCGGCCGCACCCTCCAGGAGGTGTACGAGGACCGGGTGCGCGCCCCCTACGGTCTCGACTTCCACCTGGGCCTGCCGGAGTCCGAGGAGCCCCGCTTCAGGAGCGTGCAGCCGATGGCGCCGACACCCGAGCAGCAGGCGGTGCTGGACGGCCTGCCGACGGGGCCGCACACGCTCTCCTCGATCGCGTTCAACACGCACGCGCCGGACGCCGGCGGGCTGGTGGACCACGCCAACACGCGGCTGGTGCGGGCCAAGGGCCCGGCGTCCGCGGGCGGGGTCGCCTCGGCGCGCGGGCTGGCCGGGATGTACGCGGCGGCGATCAGCACGGTGGACGGGCGTCCGCCGCTGCTGAAACCGGACACGATCGCCGAGGTGGGCCAGCTCCACTCGGTGGGGTACGACCTGGTGGCCCGCGCGCACAAGGCGTTCGGGCTCGGCTTCCAGGCGACCGCCGAGAACTGGTACCCGTTCCTGGGCGCCGGGGCGTTCGGGCACAGCGGCGCGGGCGGCGCGCAGGCGTTCGCCGACCCGCGCAGCGGACTGGCGTACGGCTACACCCGGCGCCGGAGCGCGTTCCCGGGCGGGGCGGCGCCGGAGAACGCGGGGTTCGTGCGGGCGGTGCACAGGGCGGCACTGGCGCTCTGA
- a CDS encoding organic hydroperoxide resistance protein translates to MSIQQSDVLYTAVATAENGRDGRVATDDGKLDVVVNPPVEMGGSGAGTNPEQLFAAGYSACFQGALGVVARQENADISGSTVTAKVGIGKNDEGFGLIVEISANIPNVDAETAASLVKKAHEVCPYSKATRGNITVTLG, encoded by the coding sequence ATGTCCATTCAGCAGTCGGACGTCCTGTACACCGCCGTCGCCACCGCCGAGAACGGCCGCGACGGCCGGGTCGCCACCGACGACGGCAAGCTCGACGTCGTCGTCAACCCGCCCGTCGAGATGGGCGGCAGCGGCGCCGGCACCAACCCGGAGCAGCTGTTCGCCGCCGGCTACAGCGCCTGCTTCCAGGGTGCCCTGGGCGTCGTGGCCCGCCAGGAGAACGCCGACATCAGCGGCTCGACCGTCACCGCGAAGGTCGGCATCGGCAAGAACGACGAGGGCTTCGGCCTGATCGTGGAGATCTCCGCGAACATCCCGAACGTCGACGCCGAGACCGCCGCGAGCCTGGTCAAGAAGGCGCACGAGGTCTGCCCGTACTCGAAGGCGACCCGCGGCAACATCACCGTGACCCTCGGCTGA
- a CDS encoding LysE family translocator, protein MTEMLAVATITVLAVIAPGADFAMIVRNSYLHGRRTGLLGALGVAAGVLVHVTYTMLGVGLLIASSAFLFTVVKLAGAAYLVFVGVRTFRARAEVRVDLDAGSGLTPSAALRAGFLTNVLNPKTTLFVVSTFAQVVGPDTPVHQQAGYGLFMSLAHLLWFAVVAVFFSQDRMRTLMLRAQKVLNKVIGSVLAGLGVSLAFAPSH, encoded by the coding sequence ATGACCGAGATGCTCGCCGTGGCCACCATCACCGTCCTCGCGGTGATCGCCCCCGGCGCCGACTTCGCGATGATCGTCCGCAACAGCTATCTGCACGGCCGCCGCACCGGCCTGCTGGGCGCCCTCGGCGTCGCCGCGGGCGTCCTGGTGCACGTCACCTACACCATGCTCGGCGTGGGCCTGCTGATCGCCTCCTCCGCCTTCCTGTTCACGGTCGTCAAGCTGGCCGGCGCCGCCTACCTCGTCTTCGTCGGCGTCCGCACCTTCCGCGCCCGCGCCGAGGTGCGCGTCGACCTGGACGCCGGGAGCGGCCTGACCCCGTCGGCCGCGCTGCGCGCCGGTTTCCTCACCAACGTCCTCAATCCCAAGACGACCCTGTTCGTCGTCTCGACCTTCGCCCAGGTCGTCGGCCCGGACACGCCGGTCCACCAGCAGGCGGGCTACGGACTGTTCATGTCCCTCGCCCACCTGCTGTGGTTCGCCGTCGTCGCCGTGTTCTTCTCCCAGGACCGGATGCGCACGCTGATGCTGCGCGCGCAGAAGGTCCTCAACAAGGTGATCGGCTCGGTGCTGGCCGGCCTCGGCGTCAGCCTCGCGTTCGCCCCGTCGCACTGA